One window of Desulfobacca acetoxidans DSM 11109 genomic DNA carries:
- a CDS encoding ZIP family metal transporter produces MNMILIGSLASLLAGLATGIGAILVFFIPEPSDKFLDASLGFAAGVMLAASSFSLIVPAIEIGGIWKTVIGIITGTVFLFYAERLIPHAHYVAGVKGPPTKLSKIWLFILAITIHNFPEGMAVGVGYGGGDIKAGTSLAIGIGLQNMPEGLAVAFPLLREGSTRSKAFLIALLTGLVEPFGGFLGISVVSLGKFLLPYGLAFAAGAMLLVITEEIIPETHSRGNDREASIGVILGFIIMMVFDNIFS; encoded by the coding sequence ATGAATATGATATTAATCGGAAGTTTAGCCAGTCTTTTAGCTGGCCTGGCTACTGGCATAGGAGCCATATTAGTTTTTTTTATACCTGAACCTTCTGATAAGTTCCTTGATGCTTCACTCGGATTTGCTGCAGGTGTTATGCTGGCAGCAAGTTCATTCAGTTTAATTGTGCCTGCAATTGAAATTGGGGGAATTTGGAAAACAGTAATAGGAATTATTACAGGAACCGTATTCCTGTTCTACGCGGAAAGACTTATTCCTCATGCACATTATGTAGCAGGAGTTAAGGGTCCCCCAACAAAGCTTAGTAAAATATGGTTATTTATTCTGGCTATAACTATTCATAACTTTCCTGAAGGTATGGCTGTTGGAGTAGGTTATGGTGGCGGTGATATTAAAGCGGGAACCAGCTTAGCAATTGGAATAGGACTCCAAAATATGCCTGAAGGATTAGCTGTTGCATTCCCTTTGTTAAGAGAGGGAAGTACGAGAAGTAAAGCTTTCCTGATAGCTCTATTGACTGGTTTGGTGGAACCATTTGGAGGATTTTTGGGAATATCCGTCGTTTCTTTAGGGAAATTCCTTCTTCCTTATGGTTTGGCATTTGCTGCCGGAGCTATGCTTCTTGTGATAACCGAAGAAATAATACCTGAAACTCATTCTCGAGGCAATGACCGGGAAGCTAGCATAGGTGTGATTCTTGGTTTTATTATTATGATGGTTTTTGATAATATCTTTAGTTAA